TCACTCATCTCATTAACCGACTGGGTGAGTTGATTCACTTCATCTTTCCCTTTCACGTTCATCTTGATAGAGAAATCTCCTGATGCTATTTTTTTAACTTGATCACTTAATTGACGAATTGGCTGAGCGAGCTTACTTGCCGCCACATACGATGCCATAATAGCCACAATAACTGCGATAATACTGACGATAATAAACGTACGGCGTGTGTCATTTAACTCCGAATATAAGTCGCTATCATGATAAATAGACACTACCTTCCAGCCATATCCATCTACCTCATCGTAAAAGGCTGTCTTACCTCCAGATCTAATCGTCCCTACACCTGCTTCTGATGTGGTTACACCTGCTAAATGAGTGTCCTCAGCCATACTCTCACCCACTTGTGAATGATCGTGATGGGCAATGATCACTCCTTCGCTATCAATCAGTGCCAACTGACCATTGAAACCAACATCTCGCGTTTCAAGTAACGTAACTAAGTCATTTAATGATACATCAATTGATTGTACACCTAGTACCTCTCCGCTTCTTGGAATGGTGACTGCTTTTGCCACAGTGATAACCAATTCATTTGTTTCCACATCATTATAAGGATCTGTCCACACAACTTCGTCCGGTTGTTCCACTGCTGCGATATACCATGGACGCTCTGTCGCATTAAAATCATCTGGCACATTAATTTCTGGTGTGGCGAAGAACTTCCCACTTTCTAACCCAACATACACAAGCTCCCCACCTTCTTCACTTCCCATAAAGGCCTCATGGGATGTGGCTAAACTTTCCCACAGTTCAGGTGATGTCCCATCTCCCTCAAGAAAAGAAAGTGTGCGTTCATCTTCTGCTAACAAATGAGTTGAGAGACTAAATTTCTCCAAATAAGTCCTAATAAATGCATCCACATCCTCAGCAGTGGCTCCCGCTGTATTTTCTACACGTTCTTCAATCGATTGACTCAATTGAAAATAAATAAGTAGTGATGTCATGACCATTGTCACTATAATCAGTGAACTAGTGAAAATCACAAGCTTACCTTTTATTGATTGAAACATCGAAAACACCCCTTTTGCTCTAAGACTTTTGATCTATTTTCTATATATTATTCACTATTTTCTGACTTTCAACAAGCGTTTAATGATAAATACGCTATCTAGATACAATGTGACGATTTATTTGGTAATATAAGCTTATTAACATGCAAAACCAACGTTTCAAAGAGTCTTTTTGTTAAAAAATAGACACGATTTCCTTCCTATTTAATAAGGTGTCACTAATCCAGGGGATAAGATTCCCCATTGCTTACGAGCATTTTTTACGGGCTGTGTTCCTAGTGTCATTGGAAAAAATAGCCTCTCGCGCTTTACTACTACGGGTTACCACTCCAACTCTACATTCACCCTTCAAGTTGTTAAACAGTAATTAGTTTGCACAGCTCGTCTCTCTTGTTACAATATAAGGAACACGATCGTCCGCTTGGTGACATACTTCCAGAGGGATTGACTGCCCAACCGCACAAACGATGTGAACACACAAACAAGAAGCACTCAGAAGGAAAGGCTGGGATTTTTGGCATAAAGCTAAGCTTCAATCTAGGCGTTTTCCTTCATCCCCCACTGATTGATAGTTTAACTTATGGGACCTTTAGGGGCAGTTTATCCCCCACCTAAACGTTTCGACCTTCTTAAGTTTTGAGGTGAGGGTTTTACTGACCCTTAAGAGTAGGATAAACTTCTTACTTATCCTTCTCTGCTTGAGTTAAAAAGTAATAATGCGGATAAATAAATTGCGCCCTTTTAATCCTGCATATGATTGAGAGGACATATAGGGTACTGATAAGAACAGTCAACGAAAGGGGAATACACAATGAAACCAATAGATCCAAAGCTCATTCAAAAGCATTTGTTGAAAATAACAGGGCAATCACTGTATATTCATTTAGAAACAACAAATGGGGCCTATGCCACTCATAAAAATGAGGACTTTTTCTCAGCTGGAGCTTTTATTCGAAATGTACAGCTTACGTTTTTACAAGGGAAGATTACAGGCGAAGGACCTTATCGTATTGGATTGGAAACAGAGCTAGGCTGGTTATACGCAGAGGGACTTACTGAGTGGGAGTTAGATACTCAAGACCGCCTCCTTTTAGCCGGCCACGACGCTGAGGGGAAACTCGCTATAGCACTACAGATGAGTGCCTCTCCATTTCCAAAATAAATGAAAGGGTGTGATCTTATTGGAACAACATGTCCTGGTGATTTTTCCTCACCCTGATGATGAAGCTTTCGGTGTGGCAGGAACCATTTTATCTCATACACAAGCCGGCACTCCTGTTACATATGTCTGCCTAACACTTGGAGAAATGGGGCGAAACATGGGCCGACCTCTTATAGCTAATCGTGAAACCCTCCCTGCTATTCGTAAAAGAGAGCTAGAAGAAGCTGCACGATTGTTAGGCATTACGGATTTAAGACGTTTTGGGATGCGCGATAAAACGGTAGAATTTACCGATCAAATAGCCCTGCAAAGCCGCCTGTTCGATGTAATCGAGGAAGTGGATCCTTCTCTCATTATAACGTTCTATCCTGGGTATGCCGTTCACCCTGATCATGACGCGACAGGAGCCGCCGTTATTCAAGCTGTCCAGCGGTTGCCAAAAGAATCCCGTCCTAAAGTGCACGCTTTTGCCTTTTCAAACGGTTGTGAAAAGATACTAGGGGAACCTGATATCGTCAATGATATTTCTCCATTTACAGCGCAAAAATTGAAGGTTATTGAGGCTCACACCTCACAGACGGCCGGTATGATTGAGGCGATGAAACAGGGTTATAAAGCAGGGGATAAAAACATGATTGAACGTTTGACAGTAGAGCGTTTTTGGACCTATCCAGTGGACGAGGGAGATTAAGCCCCCTCTCCAGCTTCTGTTTCTTATTAACATAAGTGAGGAAATAGACAACGGTAACGAGCGCATGCAAAATAAAGTGTGCTCACAACAATTACGTATGTGATCGTTAAGTTATAACTACGAAATAGCCAAGTAACCATTACAGCGTTGTCGATGTAGCTGTTAAGGTAGGTATTAAAAGACGTCGTTTATGGTGAGCGTGATAATCTAAAAACTCATTAACATAAAAATAGAGGTCACATTCATAGAACACTCCAACTATTTGAAAAAGTGTGGTAATGGCTATACATTTAATAAAAGGCTGGTTTTATTATTTGATCTATTGAACCAATTTCATCATACAAAATACTCTAGTAAAAAACGACTAAGCCATTGATCTTCCGCTACAGGCGCACGTTTTCCCGAGGCTCGTCTTCAGCTAAACGATGCGATAAAACCTTTCTTATCATTGGATCTTCAGACGTCGCTGATCCTCTGGGAGTCTCCGCCTTTCACTGCATAAACGCACTTGGTATATAATAATTATCATGGTTCGTGTTGAAAATCCTTTGTGACATTCATTCTATTGTTTAATTTTTTACGAATTTGTTGGAATGTATATAGAAAGCACATCGACAAGCAATAAGAATACAAAA
The Salipaludibacillus sp. LMS25 DNA segment above includes these coding regions:
- the bshB2 gene encoding bacillithiol biosynthesis deacetylase BshB2, which translates into the protein MLLEQHVLVIFPHPDDEAFGVAGTILSHTQAGTPVTYVCLTLGEMGRNMGRPLIANRETLPAIRKRELEEAARLLGITDLRRFGMRDKTVEFTDQIALQSRLFDVIEEVDPSLIITFYPGYAVHPDHDATGAAVIQAVQRLPKESRPKVHAFAFSNGCEKILGEPDIVNDISPFTAQKLKVIEAHTSQTAGMIEAMKQGYKAGDKNMIERLTVERFWTYPVDEGD
- a CDS encoding YojF family protein — its product is MKPIDPKLIQKHLLKITGQSLYIHLETTNGAYATHKNEDFFSAGAFIRNVQLTFLQGKITGEGPYRIGLETELGWLYAEGLTEWELDTQDRLLLAGHDAEGKLAIALQMSASPFPK
- a CDS encoding methyl-accepting chemotaxis protein → MFQSIKGKLVIFTSSLIIVTMVMTSLLIYFQLSQSIEERVENTAGATAEDVDAFIRTYLEKFSLSTHLLAEDERTLSFLEGDGTSPELWESLATSHEAFMGSEEGGELVYVGLESGKFFATPEINVPDDFNATERPWYIAAVEQPDEVVWTDPYNDVETNELVITVAKAVTIPRSGEVLGVQSIDVSLNDLVTLLETRDVGFNGQLALIDSEGVIIAHHDHSQVGESMAEDTHLAGVTTSEAGVGTIRSGGKTAFYDEVDGYGWKVVSIYHDSDLYSELNDTRRTFIIVSIIAVIVAIMASYVAASKLAQPIRQLSDQVKKIASGDFSIKMNVKGKDEVNQLTQSVNEMSEQLRHLIGSIQGSANQCKAMAEELSAVSEETLATSDDMSSAINEVAEGASHQAEDIESVNNQMKTLAQQVDRATSQTTEMNVLSQDMKVVNDKGFEQMKELEERTKTSRAEFQKVTSAVKELTMKVDDIAHVVDTISEFADQTNLLALNASIEAARAGEHGKGFAVVADEVRKLAEQSINATEKIRANLIEVEKETERVENSMGKANTISADQHKAVSDTHESFTAIIQQIDTLTNTLTNLTEDLKGVDKQKGEILQVIESISSVSEDAAATAEQVSASSMEQTKAIEAVGTTAEKLNELSTELQQKTNRFQL